The following proteins are co-located in the Callithrix jacchus isolate 240 chromosome 10, calJac240_pri, whole genome shotgun sequence genome:
- the CD151 gene encoding CD151 antigen isoform X2, producing MGEFNEKATCGTVCLKYLLFTYNCCFWYFILLLIIFLLEIIAGVLAYAYYQQLNTELKENLKDTMTKRYHQPGHEGVTNAVDQLQQEFHCCGSNNSQDWRDSEWIRSGEAGGRVVPDSCCKTVVAGCGQRDHASNIYKVEGGCITKLETFIQEHLRVIGAVGVGIACVQVFGMIFTCCLYRSLKLEHY from the exons atGGGAGAGTTCAACGAAAAGGCAACATGTGGCACCGTTTGCCTCAAGTACCTGCTGTTTACCTACAACTGCTGCTTTTGG TACTTCATCCTGCTCCTCATCATCTTTCTGCTGGAGATCATCGCTGGTGTCCTCGCCTACGCCTACTACCAGCAG CTGAACACGGAGCTCAAGGAGAACCTGAAGGACACCATGACCAAGCGCTACCACCAGCCGGGCCACGAGGGTGTGACCAACGCTGTGGACCAGCTGCAGCAGGAG TTCCACTGCTGTGGCAGCAACAACTCACAGGACTGGCGGGACAGCGAGTGGATCCGCTCAGGGGAGGCCGGTGGCCGTGTGGTCCCCGATAGCTGTTGCAAGACGGTGGTGGCTGGCTGTGGGCAGCGTGACCACGCCTCCAACATCTAcaaggtggag GGCGGCTGCATCACCAAGCTGGAGACCTTCATCCAGGAGCACCTGAGGGTCATTGGGGCTGTGGGCGTTGGCATTGCCTGTGTGCAG GTCTTCGGGATGATCTTCACCTGCTGCCTGTACAGGAGCCTCAAGCTGGAGCACTACTGA
- the CD151 gene encoding CD151 antigen isoform X1, with translation MGEFNEKATCGTVCLKYLLFTYNCCFWLAGLAVMAVGIWTLALKSDYISLLASGTYLATAYILVVAGAVVMVTGVLGCCATFKERRNLLRLYFILLLIIFLLEIIAGVLAYAYYQQLNTELKENLKDTMTKRYHQPGHEGVTNAVDQLQQEFHCCGSNNSQDWRDSEWIRSGEAGGRVVPDSCCKTVVAGCGQRDHASNIYKVEGGCITKLETFIQEHLRVIGAVGVGIACVQVFGMIFTCCLYRSLKLEHY, from the exons atGGGAGAGTTCAACGAAAAGGCAACATGTGGCACCGTTTGCCTCAAGTACCTGCTGTTTACCTACAACTGCTGCTTTTGG CTGGCCGGCCTGGCCGTCATGGCAGTGGGAATCTGGACGCTGGCCCTCAAGAGTGACTACATCAGCCTGCTGGCCTCCGGCACGTATCTGGCCACAGCCTACATCCTGGTGGTGGCGGGTGCTGTCGTCATGGTGACTGGGGTCCTGGGCTGCTGTGCCACCTTCAAGGAGAGGCGGAACCTGCTGCGCCTG TACTTCATCCTGCTCCTCATCATCTTTCTGCTGGAGATCATCGCTGGTGTCCTCGCCTACGCCTACTACCAGCAG CTGAACACGGAGCTCAAGGAGAACCTGAAGGACACCATGACCAAGCGCTACCACCAGCCGGGCCACGAGGGTGTGACCAACGCTGTGGACCAGCTGCAGCAGGAG TTCCACTGCTGTGGCAGCAACAACTCACAGGACTGGCGGGACAGCGAGTGGATCCGCTCAGGGGAGGCCGGTGGCCGTGTGGTCCCCGATAGCTGTTGCAAGACGGTGGTGGCTGGCTGTGGGCAGCGTGACCACGCCTCCAACATCTAcaaggtggag GGCGGCTGCATCACCAAGCTGGAGACCTTCATCCAGGAGCACCTGAGGGTCATTGGGGCTGTGGGCGTTGGCATTGCCTGTGTGCAG GTCTTCGGGATGATCTTCACCTGCTGCCTGTACAGGAGCCTCAAGCTGGAGCACTACTGA